Proteins co-encoded in one Meiothermus sp. genomic window:
- a CDS encoding peroxiredoxin, with protein MMLKPGDSAPLLQIQDALGRTVDLAELVRQGRYVVLWFYPKANSPGCTAQGKKYAELHEAFRQMGAEVFGVSRDPASAQCDFMDKLALEGGLIPDLSGRLGRAFGVGGFLGLGSLLGLYNRDTILINPQGRVEQVWRNVNPFRDAEVVLDYLKSRISNLEAPAPAQPATDPKGL; from the coding sequence ATGATGCTAAAACCCGGTGATTCCGCCCCGCTTTTGCAAATACAGGATGCCTTAGGGCGAACTGTAGACCTGGCTGAACTGGTGCGACAAGGGCGTTATGTGGTGTTGTGGTTTTATCCAAAAGCCAACTCTCCCGGCTGCACGGCCCAAGGTAAGAAGTATGCGGAGTTACACGAGGCCTTCCGGCAAATGGGTGCCGAGGTGTTTGGCGTGAGCAGAGACCCTGCTTCGGCTCAGTGCGACTTTATGGATAAACTGGCGCTCGAGGGCGGCCTGATCCCCGATTTGTCGGGCCGGCTGGGTCGGGCGTTTGGAGTGGGGGGATTCCTGGGCCTAGGCTCCTTGTTGGGTTTATACAACCGCGATACCATTCTAATCAACCCCCAGGGCAGGGTCGAGCAAGTTTGGCGCAACGTCAATCCCTTCCGCGACGCCGAGGTGGTGCTGGACTATCTGAAGTCGAGGATATCCAACCTCGAGGCCCCCGCACCGGCCCAGCCTGCCACTGACCCAAAAGGTTTGTAA
- a CDS encoding serine/threonine-protein kinase, with protein MSYLLALLLVAISTALMLRLGRTWPMMAVLALLLGGLGVLGAELWVLATAFALGLGAMWLPKTTRVNFKPRPKPASRKPKEKAKASTGNNVPGLEALYEIQEKVGIGGMATVYKGRSKKDGRLVALKIPQEKYVGDPRFVRRFHREAELLAHLDHPGIVKVYDHGNQGDTHYIAMEYLEGEGLDRLIENKRLSIKSIVQIMGRVAEALQHIHAQGIIHRDIKPGNIMVLKNALRDDGSVDPRGVRLMDFGIAAGKVLTRLTITGARIGTPVYMSPEQAKGQRIDHKSDIYSLGVVFYEALCGQPPFQGAYEAVIHQQITQMPTPPKQVNPEIPQVLSDLIYRMLEKDPEKRPGLESVLEVLRGKWEEDPGLAAPSYLALAVETKKGTLRLMDLNGTLMRMWSGVGSGRGMFPSPPLALAVDKHGGFWISLFEYGGGAVRLLHRFDVEGEITHSIAPYGMKLGELLYPVSLAAMPDGLLVLDGEACTITRFDLEGNPMGRFGGAGPGRGTFDSPKVLLSSPNHIFVLDYGNRQVQRLDHKGQYISRYAFRKSRESQELRLLGGLGLTPQEELLIYDVDSQKIRKLSLEGEVLQSLPLPVAEGEDPNSQVEMVVLEDTIYAMRRGGTKIHRIKLGGQALPSLEVYAPLRGIAIWHNTLHAKAEASASRSARGV; from the coding sequence ATGAGTTACTTGCTGGCTTTATTGTTGGTTGCTATTTCCACGGCCCTGATGCTGCGCCTTGGGCGCACCTGGCCGATGATGGCCGTGCTGGCTTTACTGCTGGGGGGTTTGGGCGTGCTGGGGGCCGAGCTCTGGGTGCTGGCAACCGCTTTTGCTCTGGGGTTGGGGGCGATGTGGCTGCCCAAGACCACCCGGGTTAACTTCAAGCCGCGGCCCAAACCGGCTTCCCGAAAACCCAAAGAAAAAGCAAAGGCTTCCACAGGGAACAATGTTCCTGGCCTCGAGGCCCTCTATGAGATTCAGGAAAAAGTGGGTATTGGGGGTATGGCTACCGTTTACAAGGGCCGAAGCAAAAAAGATGGGCGCCTGGTTGCGCTCAAAATTCCCCAAGAAAAATACGTGGGCGACCCTCGGTTTGTGCGCCGCTTCCACCGCGAGGCTGAACTGCTAGCCCACCTTGATCACCCCGGAATCGTCAAGGTCTACGACCACGGCAACCAAGGTGATACTCATTACATTGCCATGGAGTACCTCGAGGGGGAAGGGCTTGACCGTCTTATTGAAAACAAGCGCCTTTCCATCAAAAGCATCGTGCAGATTATGGGTCGGGTGGCTGAGGCCCTGCAGCACATTCATGCTCAGGGTATCATTCACCGCGATATCAAACCCGGCAACATTATGGTGCTCAAAAATGCTCTGCGCGACGATGGCAGTGTAGATCCACGTGGGGTTCGCCTGATGGACTTTGGGATTGCCGCAGGCAAGGTGCTGACCCGTCTGACCATTACCGGGGCCCGCATTGGAACCCCGGTCTACATGAGTCCCGAACAAGCCAAAGGCCAGCGCATTGATCACAAGTCGGATATCTATAGCCTGGGGGTGGTGTTTTACGAAGCCCTGTGTGGACAGCCCCCATTCCAGGGCGCCTATGAAGCGGTCATCCACCAGCAGATCACCCAGATGCCTACACCCCCTAAGCAGGTCAACCCCGAGATTCCCCAGGTGCTTTCCGACCTGATTTACCGGATGCTGGAGAAAGACCCCGAAAAGCGTCCCGGCCTCGAATCGGTGCTGGAGGTGTTGCGTGGTAAATGGGAGGAAGACCCGGGCCTTGCGGCTCCTTCTTACCTGGCCTTGGCGGTCGAAACAAAAAAAGGCACCCTTCGACTGATGGATCTGAATGGTACCCTCATGCGGATGTGGAGTGGGGTGGGAAGTGGGCGGGGTATGTTCCCATCTCCACCGCTTGCCCTGGCTGTGGACAAACATGGAGGCTTCTGGATCAGCTTGTTTGAGTATGGTGGGGGGGCAGTGCGCTTACTGCACCGCTTCGATGTAGAAGGCGAAATCACCCACTCGATAGCGCCTTATGGTATGAAGCTGGGGGAGCTACTTTATCCGGTTTCACTGGCCGCTATGCCAGATGGCCTGCTGGTGCTGGACGGTGAAGCCTGCACCATTACCCGCTTTGATCTCGAGGGCAACCCCATGGGTCGTTTTGGTGGTGCCGGGCCGGGCCGGGGTACCTTCGATTCGCCAAAAGTCTTGCTAAGCAGCCCAAATCACATCTTCGTGCTTGACTACGGCAATCGCCAGGTGCAGCGCCTCGACCATAAGGGGCAGTACATTTCTCGTTACGCCTTCCGCAAGAGCCGGGAGTCGCAAGAGCTACGCCTGCTGGGTGGCCTGGGCCTGACGCCACAAGAGGAGCTTTTGATCTACGATGTGGACAGCCAGAAAATCCGCAAGCTTTCCCTCGAGGGCGAGGTGCTTCAATCGCTGCCTCTGCCTGTGGCCGAGGGTGAGGACCCCAACAGTCAGGTGGAGATGGTGGTGCTGGAGGATACCATTTACGCCATGCGGCGGGGCGGTACCAAAATTCATCGCATCAAGCTGGGGGGTCAGGCACTGCCCAGCCTAGAAGTGTATGCCCCCTTGCGCGGAATTGCCATCTGGCACAATACCTTGCACGCCAAAGCCGAAGCGTCCGCCAGCCGCTCGGCCCGAGGCGTGTGA
- a CDS encoding peroxiredoxin, whose protein sequence is MRHFLWVLLLLAPVLALAPGDPVNLPKIQDAYGKSVDLAAMAKEGKYLLFWFYPKANSPGCTAQGKRYAELYSEFEKLGVEIFGVSADPAAEQCAFIEQMALKGAMLPDRDGSLARLFKVGGLFGFYNRDTILVNPQGRIERIWRNVNAFRDADTVLAYVRGLKR, encoded by the coding sequence ATGCGGCATTTTTTGTGGGTACTGTTGCTGCTGGCTCCGGTACTAGCCCTAGCGCCCGGCGATCCAGTTAATCTGCCCAAAATACAAGATGCCTATGGCAAGTCGGTAGATCTAGCGGCCATGGCTAAGGAAGGAAAGTATCTCCTGTTTTGGTTTTATCCCAAAGCCAATTCGCCTGGATGTACCGCTCAGGGTAAGCGTTATGCAGAACTATACAGCGAGTTCGAAAAGCTGGGTGTGGAAATTTTTGGTGTGAGCGCCGATCCTGCTGCCGAACAGTGTGCTTTCATTGAACAAATGGCCCTCAAAGGGGCCATGCTCCCCGACCGGGATGGCAGTCTGGCCCGGCTGTTCAAGGTGGGTGGTTTGTTTGGGTTTTACAACCGCGATACCATCCTGGTGAACCCCCAGGGCCGTATCGAGCGCATATGGCGCAATGTAAACGCTTTTCGTGATGCCGATACGGTGCTGGCTTATGTGCGTGGATTAAAACGCTAA
- a CDS encoding NAD(P)/FAD-dependent oxidoreductase: MRVVVIGAGVGGLTAAALLAKAGLEVTVLEHHTYPGGLAGTFWHQGFRFDAGATLLAGFDEDGIFTRLERQLGACFPVRRLPPGEPLMEVWLPGGKVVTRPVGRTYELEAQQAAFGRPVQGFWRWQEKRALALWKIAQGLPFPPANTTELLSLTQRGFSWALEHRADLLGLLADLVRPTLAYAPSHTGFRRFLDAQLLIASQADARHTYALFGAAALDLPHRGPVMPQGGMGAVAETLAQAVVRHGGRVLYRHRVDKLRIRNGRLAAVEVVLGGRRRGEREVLEADLFIANLTPGDLTALIPGAVKQAPPHDGWGAFVLHAAIPASAVPPGAYYRQWAGEGDWVFLSLSDPGDTLRGSPDIRVLSASVHTRLADWQGLSKEVYQAQKMAWQERVVRQVERLIPGFRESAALILGATPRTYQFYTRRQDGWVGGYPQVHPLRTPSPRTPFSNLWRVGETIFPGQSVPAVAMSGERVAALVLGLTAQRKAARLSSTRP; this comes from the coding sequence ATGAGGGTTGTGGTTATTGGAGCGGGCGTGGGTGGACTTACCGCGGCTGCTCTACTAGCGAAAGCGGGCCTCGAGGTTACGGTTTTGGAACACCACACCTATCCTGGGGGCTTGGCGGGAACCTTTTGGCACCAAGGTTTCCGCTTCGACGCTGGAGCTACCCTGCTGGCCGGTTTCGACGAAGATGGAATTTTTACTCGCTTGGAGCGCCAGCTGGGGGCTTGTTTTCCAGTGCGCAGACTGCCTCCAGGTGAACCCCTAATGGAGGTTTGGCTGCCTGGCGGAAAGGTGGTAACCCGCCCGGTGGGCCGTACCTACGAACTGGAAGCCCAGCAGGCTGCTTTTGGCAGACCCGTACAGGGTTTTTGGCGATGGCAGGAAAAACGGGCGCTGGCCTTGTGGAAGATAGCCCAGGGTTTGCCATTTCCACCCGCCAACACAACGGAATTGCTAAGCCTGACCCAAAGAGGATTTTCCTGGGCTCTGGAACACCGAGCCGATCTGCTGGGCCTCCTGGCCGACCTGGTGCGGCCTACCCTGGCCTACGCCCCGTCCCACACAGGCTTCCGGCGTTTCCTGGACGCACAGCTTCTGATTGCTTCTCAGGCCGATGCCCGGCATACCTATGCGCTGTTTGGAGCTGCCGCCCTGGATCTACCCCACCGCGGCCCGGTGATGCCGCAGGGGGGCATGGGGGCCGTAGCGGAAACCCTGGCCCAGGCAGTGGTACGGCACGGTGGCCGGGTGCTTTATCGTCATCGTGTGGACAAGCTGCGAATTAGAAATGGGCGTTTGGCGGCGGTCGAGGTGGTACTAGGCGGGCGTCGGCGGGGGGAGCGGGAGGTGCTCGAGGCCGACCTTTTCATAGCCAACCTCACTCCGGGTGATCTGACCGCCCTGATTCCCGGTGCAGTAAAGCAGGCTCCACCTCACGATGGCTGGGGGGCATTTGTGCTGCATGCGGCGATTCCTGCGTCGGCGGTTCCGCCGGGGGCCTATTACCGGCAGTGGGCTGGCGAGGGTGACTGGGTATTTTTGAGCTTGTCCGACCCGGGCGATACCTTGCGGGGTTCACCAGATATACGGGTGTTGTCTGCTTCAGTGCATACCCGGTTGGCCGACTGGCAAGGGCTTTCTAAAGAGGTGTACCAGGCTCAGAAAATGGCCTGGCAGGAACGGGTGGTGCGCCAGGTTGAGCGCCTGATTCCGGGCTTTAGGGAATCGGCGGCGCTGATCTTGGGGGCTACCCCACGCACCTACCAGTTCTACACCCGGCGGCAGGATGGCTGGGTGGGAGGGTATCCGCAGGTGCATCCTCTGCGTACCCCGAGCCCCAGAACCCCTTTTTCCAACCTCTGGCGGGTGGGGGAGACCATCTTTCCAGGCCAGTCGGTGCCGGCAGTGGCGATGAGCGGTGAGCGAGTTGCTGCGTTGGTGCTGGGGCTTACTGCTCAGCGAAAGGCTGCCCGACTTTCCAGTACGCGGCCATAA
- a CDS encoding MFS transporter has product MWSALQHPAFRWLFVSTLFSFAASKIHRIALLFVAYQETQNAVWISLILGAQFFASAVLGPLMGPLADRYDRRTLMAISNLARAVLVAGIPLFAMDSMPILMAISFLMAVFEALYNSSSNSAIPDMVPESALDSANGLMMFIQRFSEIAFVALAGTLVAAVGPVPAFWINVLSYLIAAGFLIFLPVLSGKAGRGSYFKAVAEGIQPLWQNPVLSRTIGTLALAAAFGSVEGALGIVYAVGALKIGVQGFGVLEALMAAGAVLGLWVTMPLIKRWTREVVFIRSLALWGIVFASLGLFPNPIWAGIATLLMGLLNTMFIVPARSIIQLSAPVELRGRIMAAFGATMQSAVLLGTLLAGLLEPRLGVLTVLWLSGFTVFLVVFTVILRGGIPRPVAERTQA; this is encoded by the coding sequence ATGTGGAGCGCGCTACAGCACCCAGCATTTCGATGGCTCTTTGTATCTACCTTGTTTTCCTTTGCAGCCAGCAAAATTCATCGCATTGCCCTACTGTTTGTGGCCTACCAGGAAACCCAGAATGCAGTCTGGATCTCGCTCATCCTGGGTGCACAGTTTTTTGCAAGCGCAGTGCTGGGACCGTTAATGGGCCCGCTGGCCGACCGCTACGATCGCCGCACTCTCATGGCAATTTCCAATCTGGCTCGAGCCGTGCTGGTGGCTGGCATTCCGCTTTTCGCCATGGATTCGATGCCGATATTGATGGCGATCTCCTTTCTAATGGCTGTTTTCGAAGCACTATACAACTCGTCCAGCAACAGCGCCATTCCCGATATGGTGCCCGAATCGGCACTTGATAGCGCCAATGGGCTGATGATGTTCATCCAGCGTTTTTCTGAGATCGCCTTTGTAGCGCTTGCAGGTACTTTGGTGGCTGCTGTGGGCCCCGTACCAGCCTTCTGGATCAACGTTCTATCGTACCTGATTGCCGCCGGGTTCCTTATTTTTCTGCCTGTGCTCTCGGGCAAAGCAGGCAGGGGCAGTTATTTTAAAGCCGTGGCCGAAGGCATTCAGCCGTTGTGGCAAAACCCCGTGCTCAGTCGCACTATTGGAACCTTAGCCCTGGCAGCCGCCTTTGGCTCGGTAGAAGGCGCTCTGGGCATTGTATATGCTGTGGGGGCACTGAAAATCGGTGTGCAAGGCTTCGGTGTACTCGAGGCTCTGATGGCCGCGGGGGCCGTGCTGGGGTTATGGGTCACCATGCCGCTCATCAAGCGCTGGACGCGGGAGGTGGTGTTCATACGCAGCCTGGCCCTGTGGGGGATTGTTTTCGCCTCCTTAGGGTTGTTTCCCAACCCCATCTGGGCCGGTATTGCCACCCTACTGATGGGCCTGCTCAATACCATGTTCATCGTCCCTGCTCGCTCAATTATTCAGCTATCAGCCCCGGTCGAGTTGCGGGGGCGCATCATGGCGGCTTTTGGTGCTACCATGCAAAGCGCTGTGCTACTCGGAACGCTTCTGGCCGGACTCTTGGAACCGCGTCTGGGGGTACTAACCGTATTGTGGCTGTCGGGCTTTACAGTATTCCTGGTGGTCTTCACGGTTATTTTGCGGGGAGGCATTCCCCGTCCCGTAGCAGAACGTACACAGGCATAG
- a CDS encoding PP2C family serine/threonine-protein phosphatase gives MRLARLEIATESNIGRRRRNNEDFHRVAVHPTPAGNLVLLAVADGMGGAEAGELASKLAIEGVSSAAKSYAEHAATGRPGVSLNLVMDKAFKLSQRRILQEGERVPSRKGMGTTLTAVMLTEWNRQAVIGHVGDTRAYRYSSGRWTLLTQDHSWVAQQVRQGVLSAEQAEDHPWKHMLTQALGLSDVKHDIISVNFAPGEVLVLATDGLYGLVPPEEWNITGDLKSALESWVAKALMRGGTDNITVVAARFR, from the coding sequence ATGCGATTGGCACGGCTCGAAATTGCCACAGAATCCAACATTGGTCGGCGTCGCCGGAACAACGAAGATTTTCATCGTGTGGCAGTACATCCGACCCCGGCTGGAAACCTGGTGTTGCTGGCCGTGGCCGATGGTATGGGTGGGGCCGAGGCGGGTGAACTGGCCAGTAAACTGGCCATCGAGGGGGTTAGCTCGGCGGCTAAGTCGTATGCTGAGCACGCAGCAACAGGTCGCCCTGGCGTCAGCCTCAACCTGGTCATGGACAAGGCTTTCAAGCTCTCCCAGAGGCGAATTTTGCAAGAAGGTGAGCGGGTGCCCTCGCGCAAGGGTATGGGCACCACCCTAACAGCCGTGATGCTAACCGAATGGAACCGGCAGGCTGTGATCGGGCACGTAGGAGATACCCGTGCCTACCGATACTCCTCGGGTCGCTGGACGCTTTTAACGCAGGATCACTCCTGGGTAGCTCAGCAGGTGCGCCAGGGTGTGCTGAGTGCCGAACAAGCCGAAGACCACCCCTGGAAGCATATGCTTACCCAGGCCCTGGGGCTTTCGGATGTTAAACACGACATCATCTCGGTCAATTTTGCCCCTGGCGAGGTGTTGGTGCTGGCAACCGATGGCTTGTACGGGCTAGTGCCCCCCGAGGAGTGGAACATTACCGGGGATCTTAAATCGGCCTTGGAGAGCTGGGTGGCCAAGGCACTGATGCGCGGTGGCACCGACAATATCACGGTAGTAGCGGCGAGGTTCAGATGA
- a CDS encoding penicillin-binding transpeptidase domain-containing protein, whose translation MNSRIWILLGVFYLLLVLFAARLWQLQVVQYEQYATRSQGNYLRTETTLASRGRILDRNGRIIATNRLAVDLLYLGGEVLFKERILALTGLKELPEAKNGPVELMINVPESLIPTLAELSAGEPNLKLLERIERIYPNPIAGPVIGYTALPNQEQLKEGYEPEELVGASGLEAALEQQLRGIKGLVLAEVNARGQRVRFEEIREPQAGTDVYLTLDLDLQKAAEQALQEAAADINRIRQRYGLPLVRQAKGAIVALDPRNGEVLAMATAPAFDPNLFGRRPRPNDKIRELFSDKDRPTLNRAVNAYPPGSTYKLVSSSMALESGYVTPNTTFRCSPYIVFGGIRRNWARVDMGMMTVKEAIAQSCNTWYYQVAMLDPIGMVNKLHKRALELGVGRPTGLEIGEQSGIVPSLQWKKTNLPHDPRWWPGETLSIMIGQGYNKATPVQIARMLATIAQNGQQPELHLVRRIGNQELQRPITTVSGRFWKELQEGMRKTVTWGTARHVLGNFPVATAGKTGTAQNETLTPGLEHAWYMGYGPVDPTDPRPPLVVVAFFENGGEGSGVALPAARKVMAAYWKVGQPFAEQ comes from the coding sequence GTGAACAGCCGGATCTGGATTCTGCTAGGGGTCTTTTACCTTTTGCTGGTGCTATTTGCAGCCCGTCTATGGCAGCTCCAGGTAGTGCAGTATGAGCAGTACGCTACCCGAAGCCAGGGCAATTATCTACGCACCGAAACCACCCTGGCTTCAAGAGGTCGCATTCTTGATCGCAACGGTCGGATCATCGCAACCAACCGGCTAGCGGTAGATTTGCTGTACTTAGGCGGTGAGGTGCTGTTCAAGGAGCGGATCCTCGCCCTCACCGGACTCAAAGAACTCCCCGAGGCCAAGAATGGGCCGGTCGAGTTAATGATCAACGTCCCCGAGTCACTGATTCCTACGTTGGCTGAGCTTTCAGCAGGCGAGCCCAACCTGAAACTGCTCGAGCGTATCGAACGTATTTATCCCAATCCAATTGCGGGGCCGGTCATCGGTTATACCGCCCTACCCAATCAGGAGCAACTAAAAGAAGGCTACGAACCAGAGGAATTGGTGGGGGCTTCGGGCCTCGAGGCCGCCCTGGAGCAGCAGCTGAGGGGAATCAAGGGGCTGGTGTTGGCCGAGGTCAATGCCAGAGGCCAGCGGGTGCGATTCGAAGAAATTAGAGAACCCCAGGCAGGTACCGATGTTTATCTCACCCTGGATCTGGATCTGCAAAAAGCAGCCGAGCAGGCCTTACAGGAAGCTGCTGCGGACATCAATCGTATCCGGCAGCGCTATGGGCTTCCCCTGGTTCGCCAGGCCAAAGGCGCCATCGTAGCGCTTGACCCGCGCAATGGAGAGGTTTTGGCCATGGCCACAGCCCCCGCCTTCGATCCCAATCTGTTTGGTCGCAGGCCACGCCCAAACGATAAAATCCGCGAGTTGTTTAGCGATAAGGATCGCCCTACCCTGAACCGCGCCGTCAACGCCTATCCGCCAGGCTCCACCTATAAGCTAGTAAGCTCGAGCATGGCTTTAGAAAGCGGCTATGTAACACCCAACACCACCTTCCGTTGTAGCCCCTACATTGTTTTTGGGGGTATACGGCGTAACTGGGCTCGAGTGGATATGGGCATGATGACCGTTAAAGAGGCCATCGCGCAAAGTTGCAACACCTGGTACTACCAGGTAGCGATGCTCGACCCCATCGGTATGGTGAACAAGCTGCACAAGCGAGCCCTCGAGCTCGGCGTGGGTCGGCCTACGGGTCTGGAAATTGGCGAGCAGAGCGGGATTGTGCCCTCGCTGCAGTGGAAGAAAACGAACCTCCCCCACGACCCCCGCTGGTGGCCGGGCGAGACTCTTTCCATCATGATTGGGCAGGGCTACAACAAAGCCACCCCGGTACAAATTGCCCGAATGCTGGCGACCATCGCCCAGAATGGCCAGCAGCCCGAACTGCATCTGGTGCGGCGAATCGGCAATCAGGAGCTGCAGCGTCCCATCACCACCGTATCCGGTCGGTTCTGGAAAGAGCTTCAGGAGGGAATGCGCAAAACCGTGACCTGGGGCACCGCTCGGCACGTGTTGGGGAATTTCCCAGTGGCAACCGCAGGTAAAACCGGAACAGCTCAGAATGAAACCCTTACCCCAGGCCTCGAGCACGCCTGGTACATGGGCTACGGGCCGGTAGACCCCACCGACCCACGACCCCCGCTGGTAGTGGTGGCCTTCTTCGAAAATGGTGGCGAAGGCAGCGGTGTGGCGCTCCCGGCGGCTCGAAAAGTTATGGCCGCGTACTGGAAAGTCGGGCAGCCTTTCGCTGAGCAGTAA
- the mreC gene encoding rod shape-determining protein MreC has product MSSALLRRVLLAGLLVIGILLATVTRQSAPTLPGEFAASIAPIFGFSFRLGQNARASLAAIFDRRDLRAEQRRMQAELQQLRQENQRLILENRRLQATLRVQAVQGLGVVAVAPVIDDDPSGLYRRLFLGAGSSQGLRVGMPVTTASGLVGVITEVTPNQAVVRTILDPESRVGVRLANAPGRGVAYGAPPRMLRVEIAPEASVKPGDKVVSGAIQGLYPAGITVGTVEQVLPVAPGALKKVLLVRPAVQLSLLEEVQVLRPL; this is encoded by the coding sequence GTGAGCAGCGCCTTATTGCGTCGGGTGTTGTTAGCTGGATTATTGGTAATCGGTATCCTTCTAGCCACCGTCACCCGACAGTCGGCTCCAACCTTGCCGGGGGAGTTTGCTGCGAGCATTGCACCCATTTTTGGGTTTTCCTTTCGTCTGGGCCAAAACGCCAGAGCCAGCCTGGCCGCCATTTTTGACCGGCGCGACCTGCGGGCCGAACAGCGCCGCATGCAAGCCGAGTTGCAGCAGTTGCGCCAAGAAAACCAGCGCCTAATCCTGGAGAACCGTCGATTACAGGCCACGCTGCGGGTGCAGGCTGTTCAGGGCCTAGGGGTAGTTGCAGTAGCACCCGTCATTGACGATGATCCCTCGGGGCTATACCGCAGGCTTTTTTTGGGAGCCGGCTCGAGCCAGGGGCTCCGGGTTGGTATGCCGGTCACAACTGCCAGTGGGCTGGTAGGGGTTATCACCGAGGTTACGCCCAACCAGGCTGTTGTTCGCACCATCCTGGATCCCGAGTCGAGGGTGGGAGTCCGGCTGGCAAATGCGCCCGGTCGGGGGGTTGCCTATGGTGCACCACCCCGAATGCTACGGGTTGAAATTGCACCGGAGGCGAGCGTCAAGCCCGGCGATAAGGTGGTTTCAGGTGCTATACAGGGGCTTTATCCTGCTGGGATTACGGTGGGCACTGTCGAGCAGGTGCTTCCGGTAGCCCCAGGCGCTCTAAAGAAAGTTTTGCTGGTGCGCCCTGCTGTCCAGCTTTCGCTGCTCGAGGAAGTACAGGTGTTGCGACCACTATGA
- the mreD gene encoding rod shape-determining protein MreD produces MRLILLIAAAFLLQGFVSGLLGETVPPPDLIYLATLGIVASVSPFLGLPLAFAVGLLQDLLSAGYPGLHAVGLLLSAYAYYRLSRLVHWDELAGQAVILGGSFAAKWLGILLVALWLRLGEFNPLTLWSVIVPEMVLTLIIAPFVLQAYRQLMGHNQ; encoded by the coding sequence ATGCGACTAATTTTGCTGATTGCAGCTGCGTTTCTCCTTCAAGGTTTCGTATCCGGGCTATTGGGTGAGACCGTCCCGCCACCCGATCTAATTTATCTAGCCACCCTGGGAATAGTTGCTTCTGTATCGCCTTTTTTGGGCTTACCGCTGGCTTTTGCGGTGGGCTTATTGCAAGATCTGCTTTCGGCGGGGTACCCCGGCCTACATGCGGTGGGCTTATTGCTGTCCGCATATGCCTACTACCGGCTATCGCGCCTGGTGCACTGGGACGAACTGGCTGGGCAGGCAGTAATTCTTGGAGGCAGCTTTGCAGCCAAATGGCTGGGCATACTGCTGGTAGCTCTGTGGCTACGGCTTGGGGAGTTCAACCCTCTCACCCTTTGGTCGGTTATCGTACCGGAGATGGTGTTGACGCTGATAATCGCGCCCTTTGTGCTTCAGGCGTATCGACAGCTTATGGGCCATAACCAGTAG
- a CDS encoding carbohydrate kinase family protein, with product MRFFVVGDVSVDLIYFLERIPEPGEEIPAQRALMRPGGAGGTLAAHLASLGNKVYLASRVGDDPFRSVALSQLEKVKVDLKYLQTDPEQTTSSILILLIPGGERSMISAGGASRYLDAAEFKPKMLDQVDAVVFSAYGFVGGPQRQYAINALDAARKRELPIFVDLGTGAVRAAGKELLGILRGVPYLLMNQVELLALTDTSSISDGVAALKDWGLETVVVKVGAMGSIVITPTRQELIEPYPLEEVVDTTGSGDAFTATFAHAILQGKDPFVAARLGNLAGSLAATAIGGQGRLITEEDLLQAR from the coding sequence ATGCGATTTTTTGTCGTAGGAGACGTATCGGTTGACCTAATCTACTTCCTCGAGCGAATCCCCGAGCCAGGTGAGGAGATTCCGGCTCAGCGCGCCCTCATGAGGCCAGGGGGCGCAGGGGGCACTTTGGCGGCACACCTGGCTAGTCTGGGCAACAAAGTTTATCTGGCCAGCCGGGTGGGCGATGATCCCTTTCGCAGCGTAGCTCTGTCGCAACTCGAAAAAGTTAAGGTTGACCTCAAATACCTACAAACCGACCCGGAGCAGACCACCTCTTCAATCCTGATTCTGCTAATACCTGGCGGCGAACGCTCCATGATTTCGGCGGGGGGCGCCAGCCGCTATCTGGATGCCGCCGAGTTTAAGCCCAAGATGCTCGATCAGGTTGATGCGGTGGTTTTCTCGGCTTACGGGTTTGTGGGTGGGCCCCAGCGACAGTACGCCATTAACGCCCTGGATGCTGCGCGCAAGCGCGAGCTACCCATTTTTGTCGACCTGGGTACTGGTGCGGTACGGGCAGCCGGAAAAGAGCTGTTGGGTATCCTGCGTGGGGTTCCTTACCTGCTGATGAACCAGGTGGAGCTGCTAGCTCTAACAGATACTTCCTCCATTAGCGATGGGGTTGCTGCACTGAAAGACTGGGGCCTCGAGACGGTGGTGGTCAAGGTTGGGGCTATGGGCTCTATCGTGATTACCCCCACCCGACAAGAGCTCATCGAACCCTATCCCCTCGAGGAAGTCGTGGACACCACCGGCTCGGGTGATGCTTTTACTGCCACCTTTGCTCATGCCATCCTGCAGGGCAAAGACCCCTTTGTGGCCGCCCGCCTCGGCAATCTGGCTGGATCACTGGCTGCCACTGCCATTGGTGGGCAGGGTCGCCTTATCACCGAGGAAGACCTTTTGCAGGCCCGGTAG